A window of Oncorhynchus masou masou isolate Uvic2021 chromosome 16, UVic_Omas_1.1, whole genome shotgun sequence genomic DNA:
aaaggaggattgtggactacaggaaaaggacggAGCACACCCCTATTCTCAAGcttcaagagcttcaagttccttggtgtccacatcaccaacaaactaacatggtccaagcacatcaagacagttgtgaagaggtcacaacaaaacctattccccctcaggagactgaaaagatttgacatgggtcctcaaaaggttttagagctgcaccatcaagagcatcctgactggttgcatcactgcctggtatggcaaatgctcggcctctgaccgcaaggcactacagaggttgGGGCGTACGgcccagttcatcactggggccaagcttcctgccatccaggacctaaaaattgtcaaagactccagccaccctagtcctagactgttctctctgattGCAAGCGGTACCAGGGCAcgaagtctaggtccaagaggcttctaaacagcttctaccctcaagccacaagactcctgaacatctaattaaactgcattgttggttaggggctcgtaagtaagcattttactgtaaggtctacacttgttgtattcggcgcatgtgactaataaaatttgatttgattttacatCTTTGCCCAGAGGCTTGATTCTGATACTTTCTAAGTGGGAAACTCGGGAACATCTTTCTACAACGAGTTAGCAAGTCTAACATGTTTGAGTTGCCTAGTTCCAACTAGCACTTGAATGCGACATATATTCAAACAAAGGTCTGACAAAAACAAATGATTCAAAATTCCTATCTTTAACGGCTGATAAttcaaatatttactaaatataaATATGACAAAGAAAATTAGGATATCTAAAGGAAAAGAAACAtttagtggggcggcagggtagcctagtggttagagcattggactagtaaccaaaaggttgcaagttcaaatccccgagctgacaaagtacaacatccatcgttctgcccttgaacaggcagttaaactcactgttcctaggccgtcattgaaaataagaatttgttcttaactgacttgcctagttaaataaaggtaaaataaaaaaataaaactacTGTGAAATCACTAATGTAACTGTTATAATTCATTGCCAGCAAGGGGTCTTAATGTTTAAACAAATTCCATTTCCACCACAGCATACAGCTTCAAATGATGTAGCAGACATAAGCTGTGTAGGAGTGGAGTAAATTATATTGCACTGTAAATCTGTAGTATCAAACATTTACATGTGTGTTAAACTAAACAGGTCAGATTACAGTCACGGACAATCAGACATCAACAAGTTTTTCTGAAGAGAGCCATGGCTCTTCTAGAATACAGGAATGTCTTTAAAGCACTTGGAGTAATGGCGCATTTCTCAGACTAGAGCCCTTAGGCCGGTATTCATTCCGATCGCACTTCGTGACAATgcacaatttaaaggtaatttcgACATATGCAGCATTGACTGTAAATGTATCGGATGCAATCCTGGCTTTAggattgaatcccggccttaCTGTTAATCCGATTGAATCACGGGCTCCCAGGCAGAGTGTCAGAGGTGGAACtgcattagagctgtcaaatccacaagtggctcccggcattatacctaaagcggatattgccattggctgcacgtAGTCGCATTAAGAGAAATCCCATGCATCTTGTTTACAAGTTGTTTAATGGAATGTGAGATATAAATCTACACTTCGATTAGGCTGATAGACATCCTAATTTTGTTTAATGATTTTACATTTGAGCGTCATTATTTCTATATAATCTACACTTTCTCGTTCTGGACTTCTAACATGAGTGGGACGAGTATGGCTTCGTGACAATGACCACGAGAGCAGCAGCtccgatttgacagctctaatgcaGATACACAACCAAAACACCAGCTATGGGGGTGTCGGCAATCGCCGGTTAATGCTTGATCTGACTGAAtctagcccctagtctctcttCTGCCGGTCCAGGGAACGCAGCAGTTTCCGTCTGGGTGAGTCTCCCTGGAGAGAGATAGAGTCTGAGAAAGAGGCCCCAACTGTTGGCTCGAGGGACTGGAGAGTAGCGGGGACAGATGTGGCAGTAGTGTCCCCTGATGTCCCAGCAACATCAGGTGGTGGAAGCCCTTTGTTAGGAGATGACAACACTTTATtaggagataaagagagcgatTTGCTCGGAGAAGAGAGCGCCGCTTTATTAGGAGAGATCATAAGGCTGGCGTCATCCATCTCGATGACCTCGAAGTCGGCATCATTCCACTGGTCGGCCTCGTCATCCTGCTTCTGTTCCcgctgctgctcctgctcctcttcctcatcatTGGCGCCCGAGTCCAGCAAGGCTTGGCGGTACTCGCTGTCATCAGGCTCCATGTGGCTCCTGGTGCGAGGTGTCCTACCGGGGCCGCTGGGGGACGAGGCCAGCCAGAACATGAAGGGGAAGAGGatggaggtgatggtggcggtGCCCAGGGCCAGGTACATTAGCAAGGGCTGATCATGGATCCTTCCCAGTAGGAAGCCCACTAAGGCGGGCAGCACCATCTCCCCCAGGGCCGCCCCCACCACAAACACCGCAGCAGAGCGCCCGGTCACCGTGGTGTACTGCTCCACCCAGGAGATCCCACTGGGGAAAGTGGTCGACATGGAGGCACCGTAGACACCAGTGCAGACCCACAGGGCCACCCTGTTGCTGTTGAAGAGGGTGAGgaacagggaggacagggtgcagCCCACCAGGCTCAGTAGAATCATGGTGCCTGGGTGCATGCAGGTCGCAAAGAAGATAGCCAGGCCCCGGCCGGCAGCGAACGTTCCCCAGAACAGGGAGTTGAGCCCTGCTGCCTGGGCCTCGTCCATATGAATGTAATCCTTAGCATAGGTGAAGATAAAGGAACCGTATGCCACCTCGGCCCCCACGTACCAGAAGAAGAAGACAAAGAGCATAGCGATGAGTGCGTTGTGGTGCTTGGACACCAGGGGTTTCCCTGAGGGGGTCTGGGTCCTGCCACTAGAGGGGCTGTGGCGGGTGTAAAGGATGAAGAAGACGAGGGAGACGAACAGGATGAAACCACCGATCACAACGTAGGCCCACATGGACTTGAGGGTGCTGCTACTGTGGACGAAGCGAATAACCGTAGGAGAGGACACGGTTTGGGGCACGTGGTCTGTGACAGATGGGGAGGTGGAGTTTGCCACCGAGGCTTCCATGCTGCTGTTTGTAGCCACGTCTAGGTCCGTTCCAAACAGCAGCTTGGCGATGATGGGTGAGGCGAAGGCCCCAGCAGCGAAGCTGAAGTGCAAGGCCTGCATGTGGGGGCCAGCCTGATCCCCCCACGTCTGCAGGATCAGGACATTACCGCCTACCAGAGAGGGCAGTAAACAGCGTCAAAGACATTCACTGACTACCATATCTTGTACTGTGTGCAGTAGATACGTATTTACTATCTTAAAGATAAAGACTGTGAGATTAACTGCACCTGTATCTAGAAAGCCCATGGAAACTCCAATACTGGACATCAGGGCAGTGAGGAGAAGGGCCGTCTTAGAGAAAGGGATGGCAAACATCCCAAACGCTGTGACCAGCATGGAGAAGCCTGTGGAGAAGATACAGTGTTAGGAGGAGTGGGGTGAATTAAACCAGCATGCACCATATACAAGTCATGATCACCCACAAAAACAACCATTGGCATT
This region includes:
- the mfsd4b gene encoding sodium-dependent glucose transporter 1 encodes the protein MSASAARDPVAKKKHVRFARMEEDDDDNDDQEEDTLFDKRKDTRRGLKSVMKGRKRSSNSEFDDEVEIIDGGGRASGPGGCSSWMITLALCASFLGLGMSISVLGPTFQDLAINVNQNISNISYIFVGRSMGYIGGSVLSGILFDCMNSHLLLGFSMLVTAFGMFAIPFSKTALLLTALMSSIGVSMGFLDTGGNVLILQTWGDQAGPHMQALHFSFAAGAFASPIIAKLLFGTDLDVATNSSMEASVANSTSPSVTDHVPQTVSSPTVIRFVHSSSTLKSMWAYVVIGGFILFVSLVFFILYTRHSPSSGRTQTPSGKPLVSKHHNALIAMLFVFFFWYVGAEVAYGSFIFTYAKDYIHMDEAQAAGLNSLFWGTFAAGRGLAIFFATCMHPGTMILLSLVGCTLSSLFLTLFNSNRVALWVCTGVYGASMSTTFPSGISWVEQYTTVTGRSAAVFVVGAALGEMVLPALVGFLLGRIHDQPLLMYLALGTATITSILFPFMFWLASSPSGPGRTPRTRSHMEPDDSEYRQALLDSGANDEEEEQEQQREQKQDDEADQWNDADFEVIEMDDASLMISPNKAALSSPSKSLSLSPNKVLSSPNKGLPPPDVAGTSGDTTATSVPATLQSLEPTVGASFSDSISLQGDSPRRKLLRSLDRQKRD